In one Sulfitobacter sp. LCG007 genomic region, the following are encoded:
- a CDS encoding M20/M25/M40 family metallo-hydrolase, whose product MSLDDVLARIDADLPDATERLLELLRIPSISTDPAYSADCDRAADWLVADLASMGIDARKCPTPGHPMVVGQIDGPGPHLLFYGHYDVQPVDPLELWDRDPFDPQLEDTPNGKVIRGRGSADDKGQLMTFVEACRAWKTVHGALPCKLTFFFEGEEESGSPSLVPFMKENADTLRADMALICDTQLFESRTPAIVTMLRGLMGDEITIRGPSVDLHSGMYGGIAINPARVLARIIASLHDENGRVTVPGFYDGVPEIPDELARQWAGLEFDSARFLNAVGLEEPAGESGRTPLEMIWSRPTCEVNGMKSGYTGEGFKTVLPSEASAKISFRLVGTQDPQAIRVSFREMVEAMIPSDCKVSFKSHSGGPASGVDISDERFEAARNALSEEWNVPAAYIGCGGSIPIAGYFDRILDTTPLLIGFGRDDDAIHSPNEKYDLESFHKGIRSWARILAAMS is encoded by the coding sequence ATGTCTCTGGACGATGTCCTCGCCCGTATAGACGCAGACCTGCCGGACGCAACCGAGCGCCTTCTCGAACTGCTGCGCATTCCCTCGATCTCGACCGACCCGGCCTACAGTGCCGATTGCGACCGCGCCGCCGACTGGCTGGTTGCCGATCTCGCAAGCATGGGTATCGACGCGCGGAAATGTCCGACTCCGGGGCATCCCATGGTGGTCGGCCAGATCGACGGACCGGGTCCGCACCTGCTGTTCTACGGACATTACGACGTTCAGCCGGTCGACCCTCTCGAGCTCTGGGACCGGGATCCGTTCGATCCGCAGCTTGAGGACACACCGAACGGGAAGGTGATCCGCGGGCGCGGTTCGGCCGACGACAAGGGCCAGCTGATGACGTTCGTCGAGGCGTGCCGGGCCTGGAAGACCGTTCACGGCGCGCTTCCCTGCAAGCTGACCTTCTTCTTCGAGGGCGAGGAGGAAAGCGGCTCTCCCTCTCTCGTACCGTTCATGAAGGAGAACGCCGACACCTTGCGGGCGGACATGGCGCTGATCTGCGACACCCAGCTCTTCGAAAGCCGCACGCCCGCAATCGTCACCATGCTGCGCGGTCTCATGGGCGACGAGATCACGATCCGGGGGCCCTCGGTCGATCTGCATTCCGGCATGTACGGGGGCATCGCGATAAACCCCGCGCGGGTGCTGGCACGCATCATCGCCTCGCTTCACGACGAGAACGGGCGCGTCACCGTGCCGGGCTTCTACGACGGGGTGCCGGAAATCCCGGACGAGCTCGCGCGGCAATGGGCGGGTCTCGAGTTTGATTCCGCGCGCTTCCTGAACGCCGTGGGGCTTGAGGAACCGGCCGGAGAGTCCGGTCGCACCCCGCTCGAGATGATCTGGTCGCGCCCGACCTGCGAGGTAAACGGCATGAAGTCCGGCTATACCGGCGAGGGCTTCAAGACCGTGCTGCCCTCGGAAGCAAGCGCCAAGATCAGTTTCCGTCTGGTGGGGACCCAGGACCCGCAGGCCATCCGCGTCAGCTTTCGCGAGATGGTCGAGGCGATGATACCGTCGGACTGCAAGGTCAGCTTCAAGTCGCACAGCGGCGGGCCGGCCTCTGGCGTCGACATTTCGGACGAGAGGTTCGAGGCGGCGCGCAATGCGCTCAGCGAGGAATGGAACGTTCCGGCCGCATATATCGGCTGCGGCGGCTCGATCCCGATCGCGGGTTACTTCGACAGGATACTCGACACGACGCCCCTTCTGATCGGCTTCGGGCGCGACGACGACGCGATCCATTCGCCGAACGAGAAATACGACCTCGAAAGCTTCCACAAGGGCATCCGGAGTTGGGCGCGCATCCTCGCCGCGATGAGCTGA
- a CDS encoding alpha/beta fold hydrolase: MIPGFESAEAEVNGQRIRYAIGGEGPPVLLLHGFPQTHAMWHQVAPALSGRYRVVASDLRGYGASSKPMGTEAYSFRHMAADQSALMRSLGFERFHLVGHDRGGRTAHRLALDAPGAVATLAVMDIVPTQLLLAGLTQEVARSYYHWFFLPQPYPFPETMIAHDPDAFFESCLLGWGSARLDQFDPRALDAYRAAWRDPETIRGMCADYRAALDVDFHLDTADLGRRVDCPALVLYGRDGAMARAYDVPRTWSDRLADLASEAIPGGHFFVDQSPAETAQALMGFLDRHQDR, translated from the coding sequence ATGATCCCGGGCTTCGAATCCGCCGAGGCCGAGGTCAATGGCCAGCGGATCCGCTATGCGATCGGCGGCGAAGGCCCGCCGGTTCTGCTGCTGCACGGCTTCCCGCAGACCCATGCGATGTGGCATCAGGTGGCGCCGGCACTGTCCGGAAGGTACCGGGTGGTGGCCTCGGACCTGCGCGGATATGGCGCCTCGTCCAAGCCGATGGGCACAGAGGCCTATTCCTTCCGGCACATGGCCGCGGACCAGTCGGCCCTGATGCGGTCCCTGGGGTTCGAGCGCTTCCATCTTGTGGGCCATGACCGCGGCGGCCGGACGGCGCACCGCCTCGCCCTCGACGCGCCCGGCGCGGTTGCGACGCTGGCAGTGATGGACATCGTCCCGACGCAGCTGCTTCTCGCCGGCCTGACACAGGAGGTCGCGCGCAGCTATTACCACTGGTTCTTCCTGCCCCAGCCCTACCCATTCCCCGAGACCATGATCGCGCATGACCCCGACGCCTTCTTCGAAAGCTGTCTTCTGGGATGGGGGTCGGCGCGCCTCGACCAGTTCGACCCGCGGGCGCTCGATGCCTATCGTGCGGCCTGGCGCGACCCCGAGACAATCCGCGGCATGTGCGCTGACTATCGCGCCGCGCTGGACGTGGATTTCCATCTCGACACGGCCGATCTGGGCCGGCGCGTGGATTGCCCGGCGCTGGTGCTTTATGGGCGCGACGGCGCAATGGCGCGCGCTTATGACGTGCCGCGGACATGGTCCGACCGGCTGGCCGACCTCGCCTCCGAGGCGATTCCCGGCGGGCATTTCTTCGTCGATCAGTCCCCGGCAGAGACCGCGCAGGCCTTGATGGGATTTCTGGATCGTCACCAAGACCGCTGA